Proteins encoded in a region of the Anoxybacillus amylolyticus genome:
- a CDS encoding anthrax toxin lethal factor-related metalloendopeptidase translates to MKRWLICIAFVVAIVPLLSFSPYPNTHGVLLEASSLSLGNIRSKQTLQKIVIVPDTPFDHAKAEKMIRTLAHIDPVLLKKVAQQQIYIKLFTGKLTDEPSVRYLRGKTPRGYTVTTWDDVPGIGGSHLVLVKIGHSEKGKGHGSVNLELHELAHSIDYIVFDHIHATSPFLAIWREEAKQLFPHNYYFLDYPEEYFAEAFAYYYDTDETRAYLKEKAPKTYEFIQRLTKRTQE, encoded by the coding sequence ATGAAACGATGGCTCATTTGTATCGCATTTGTTGTGGCGATAGTTCCGCTTCTTTCATTTTCGCCGTATCCAAATACGCATGGCGTATTGTTAGAGGCGAGTTCGCTTTCATTGGGGAATATTCGGTCTAAGCAAACATTGCAAAAAATCGTCATTGTACCAGATACACCTTTCGATCACGCGAAAGCGGAAAAAATGATTAGAACGTTAGCGCATATTGATCCTGTCTTATTAAAAAAAGTAGCCCAACAACAAATTTATATAAAACTATTTACGGGAAAGCTCACCGACGAGCCGTCTGTTCGGTATTTACGCGGAAAAACTCCACGGGGATATACGGTTACAACATGGGATGACGTTCCTGGAATTGGCGGATCGCATCTCGTCTTAGTGAAAATCGGCCATAGCGAAAAAGGAAAAGGGCATGGTTCGGTCAATTTGGAATTGCACGAGCTCGCTCATTCGATTGACTATATTGTTTTTGATCATATTCACGCAACATCGCCTTTTTTAGCGATCTGGCGTGAAGAAGCGAAGCAGTTGTTCCCTCACAACTACTATTTTCTCGATTATCCGGAAGAATATTTTGCGGAAGCGTTCGCCTATTACTACGATACCGACGAAACGCGCGCCTATTTAAAAGAAAAAGCCCCAAAAACGTATGAATTTATCCAACGACTAACGAAAAGAACTCAGGAATGA
- a CDS encoding LL-diaminopimelate aminotransferase: MSMKLAERMKAFSASVFSELSAYKKSKLSEGYEMIDLSIGSPDLPPPSFVRETLAFYASQLDMYGYPIAGTNEFHEAVAYYYRTSHGVSLHPDEEVVCLMGSQDGLVHLPMAFANPGDLILVPDPGYPAYAAGIAMAQAEAYLMPLRKENNFLPDLHAIPEDVAKQAVMMIINFPGNPVPALATKSFFREVVAFAKRYDILVVSDFAYSELYYDGHKPISFLAIPEAKTVGVEINSLSKSYNMAGCRIGYACGNADIIRVLAKFKSNLDYGVFLPVQKAAVQALTKGAAFCEESRQIYEARRNLLIDGLAEIGWNIERPKASMFVWAEIPRGWTSLSFTYALMDKANVVVTPGEAFGRNGEGFVRIALVQNEEILKQAIQNIKRSGLFS; encoded by the coding sequence TTGAGCATGAAACTAGCAGAGCGCATGAAAGCGTTTAGCGCTTCCGTTTTTAGTGAACTATCAGCGTATAAAAAGTCGAAACTTTCTGAAGGGTATGAAATGATTGATTTAAGCATCGGTAGCCCAGATTTGCCACCGCCATCGTTTGTTCGTGAAACGCTCGCTTTTTACGCGAGCCAACTAGACATGTACGGCTATCCAATCGCTGGAACGAACGAATTTCATGAAGCGGTTGCCTATTATTATCGTACATCGCATGGAGTATCGCTTCATCCCGACGAAGAAGTCGTTTGTTTAATGGGGTCGCAAGACGGGCTCGTTCATTTGCCGATGGCGTTTGCCAATCCAGGCGATCTTATTTTAGTGCCAGACCCAGGCTATCCAGCATATGCAGCTGGAATTGCGATGGCGCAAGCAGAAGCGTATTTAATGCCATTACGTAAAGAAAACAATTTTCTTCCTGACCTTCACGCCATCCCGGAAGATGTTGCGAAACAAGCAGTTATGATGATTATTAATTTTCCAGGAAACCCGGTTCCAGCACTAGCAACCAAATCGTTTTTCCGCGAAGTCGTTGCTTTTGCGAAACGATATGACATCCTTGTTGTCTCCGACTTTGCGTATAGCGAGCTTTATTACGATGGGCATAAACCAATCAGCTTTTTAGCGATACCAGAAGCGAAAACGGTAGGCGTTGAAATCAATTCGCTGTCGAAAAGCTATAACATGGCTGGCTGCCGCATTGGATATGCCTGTGGGAACGCTGACATCATTCGCGTCCTTGCTAAATTTAAATCAAATTTAGATTATGGGGTATTTTTACCTGTTCAGAAAGCAGCCGTTCAAGCATTAACAAAAGGCGCAGCTTTTTGTGAAGAAAGTCGCCAAATTTACGAAGCGCGCCGCAATTTGCTCATTGACGGCTTGGCGGAAATCGGCTGGAACATTGAACGTCCGAAAGCAAGTATGTTTGTATGGGCAGAAATTCCAAGAGGATGGACATCGCTTTCGTTTACGTATGCATTAATGGACAAAGCGAACGTTGTCGTCACGCCAGGGGAGGCGTTCGGACGAAACGGAGAAGGATTTGTCCGCATTGCGCTCGTTCAGAACGAAGAAATACTCAAACAAGCCATTCAAAACATAAAAAGAAGCGGACTCTTTTCCTAA
- a CDS encoding YuzL family protein, with translation MSNRKKDPSKTGLSAPNVKGQGTTETETGYALDSARKKKR, from the coding sequence ATGTCCAATCGAAAAAAAGACCCATCCAAAACCGGCTTAAGTGCGCCAAACGTTAAAGGGCAAGGGACGACCGAAACGGAAACAGGATATGCGCTTGATTCCGCCCGCAAAAAGAAACGATAG
- a CDS encoding class I SAM-dependent methyltransferase: MIVTTAGRTDKEMMQKAKQIAAELAVPYVPRQKMSVEAIQTQYVDDVIVVGKNRLEMYPFDRSPSFFFHPNSATFRVKRILRGESDPFLEATKLCAGMSLLDCTLGLAADSIVASTVVGGGGTIVGLEGNRYIAYLVEQGLRQWDSGIPAMNEAMRRIQVVFADHRTFLSSLPDRSFDVVYFDPMFEQAIVESDGIQGIKSFALYTELTEEVIREAKRVARKRVVLKDHWQSTRFYTFGFSVYVRKTAKFHFATIELANE; encoded by the coding sequence ATGATTGTCACGACAGCAGGAAGAACGGACAAAGAAATGATGCAAAAAGCAAAGCAAATTGCCGCTGAATTGGCCGTTCCGTACGTGCCGCGGCAGAAAATGTCAGTCGAAGCGATCCAAACGCAATACGTCGACGATGTTATTGTTGTCGGCAAAAACAGGCTCGAAATGTATCCGTTCGATCGGTCGCCATCGTTTTTCTTTCACCCAAACTCCGCCACGTTTCGCGTCAAACGAATATTGCGCGGCGAGTCAGACCCGTTTTTAGAAGCAACTAAGTTATGTGCGGGAATGTCGTTATTAGACTGTACGCTCGGACTTGCGGCCGATAGTATTGTCGCAAGCACGGTTGTCGGCGGAGGCGGAACGATCGTCGGGCTAGAAGGAAATCGCTATATTGCGTATTTAGTCGAACAAGGACTGCGGCAGTGGGATTCGGGGATTCCTGCCATGAACGAGGCGATGCGGCGCATCCAAGTCGTTTTTGCCGACCACCGTACTTTTTTATCTTCTCTTCCAGACCGCTCGTTTGATGTCGTCTATTTTGACCCGATGTTTGAGCAAGCGATTGTCGAATCGGACGGCATTCAAGGCATCAAATCGTTTGCGCTTTACACCGAGCTCACGGAGGAAGTGATTCGCGAAGCAAAACGGGTTGCCCGAAAACGCGTCGTGTTGAAAGATCATTGGCAAAGCACGCGTTTTTATACATTCGGCTTTTCCGTCTATGTTCGCAAAACGGCGAAGTTTCATTTTGCGACGATTGAATTAGCAAACGAATAG
- a CDS encoding BrxA/BrxB family bacilliredoxin — MSMAYEEYMRQLVQPMRDELVRAGFQELKTSEEVENFMENVQGTTFVVVNSVCGCAAGLARPAATQAIFQSEKKPDHLVTVFAGQDREATAKMREYFVGIEPSSPSMALLKGKEVVHFIPRHEIEGNSMEAVMANIMNALETHCSSS; from the coding sequence ATATCCATGGCTTATGAAGAATATATGCGCCAGCTCGTTCAGCCGATGCGCGATGAACTTGTCCGCGCCGGATTTCAAGAACTAAAAACGAGCGAGGAAGTCGAAAACTTTATGGAAAACGTGCAAGGTACGACGTTTGTTGTCGTCAATTCCGTGTGCGGCTGTGCCGCCGGATTGGCGCGACCAGCGGCAACGCAAGCGATTTTTCAAAGTGAGAAAAAACCAGATCATTTAGTGACCGTCTTTGCAGGACAAGACCGTGAAGCAACGGCAAAAATGCGGGAATATTTTGTCGGCATCGAACCGTCTTCCCCGTCGATGGCTTTGTTAAAAGGAAAAGAAGTCGTTCATTTTATTCCGCGCCATGAAATCGAGGGAAATTCGATGGAAGCGGTAATGGCAAACATTATGAACGCATTGGAAACTCATTGTTCATCGTCTTGA
- a CDS encoding DUF4183 domain-containing protein, whose protein sequence is MGRKKYRYAKHIIAVPKVYDWIQTTSTIQLQVTMQFPSCVLQADTYEYNAISDGYKTVYTNDDELKEYGDRGILNPNDVSFINLFINGVLQPKILYEVQEGMLLLKSTDVPPKGTPITLQFVTIKLS, encoded by the coding sequence ATGGGAAGAAAAAAGTACCGGTATGCAAAACATATCATCGCCGTGCCAAAAGTATACGACTGGATTCAGACCACTTCTACGATTCAACTCCAAGTAACGATGCAATTCCCTTCTTGTGTTTTACAGGCGGATACGTACGAATATAATGCGATATCAGATGGATATAAAACGGTATATACAAACGACGATGAGTTAAAAGAATACGGCGACCGCGGGATCTTAAACCCGAACGACGTGTCGTTTATCAATTTGTTTATTAACGGAGTATTGCAGCCAAAAATATTGTATGAAGTTCAAGAAGGCATGCTCCTTTTAAAATCAACAGACGTTCCCCCAAAAGGAACGCCGATTACGCTTCAATTTGTTACTATTAAGCTCAGTTGA
- a CDS encoding DUF4183 domain-containing protein: MALEIIKLLVDVTTTTDVVPTVTRFFYKTTAVALPGSTLTIDAANFKDDNGNAVTSLPSLTSNNSYYNVYINGVLQMKGISTYTPGGAGVGKLQIQVPTGTISILVNTPITLEIVQFAPSSATTVAT, from the coding sequence ATGGCGCTTGAAATTATTAAACTGTTAGTGGATGTAACAACAACAACAGATGTTGTGCCTACGGTCACTCGTTTTTTCTATAAGACAACAGCCGTCGCTCTGCCAGGATCGACATTAACAATTGATGCTGCGAATTTTAAAGATGATAACGGAAATGCCGTTACGTCCCTTCCATCTTTAACTTCTAATAATAGCTACTATAATGTATATATTAACGGTGTGTTGCAAATGAAAGGGATTTCGACGTATACCCCAGGCGGTGCAGGCGTTGGTAAATTACAAATTCAAGTCCCCACGGGAACGATCTCTATTTTAGTTAACACACCTATTACTTTAGAAATTGTCCAATTCGCTCCGTCGTCCGCAACAACTGTTGCAACATAA
- a CDS encoding HD domain-containing protein — translation MEKEVIIRQTEYFVKDKLDDDTSGHDWWHIERVRRLGGYLAKQEGADLFIVEMAVLLHDIADEKMAGSEASGMQAVQQWLWQLPLSRAESEHIVSAISTVSYKGGHGSPPRTIEAMVVQDADRLDALGAIGIARAFMYAGNRGHLLYDPALAVRETMTKQEYRHGRSTAIHHFYEKLLKLKDLLNTESAKKLAEHRHQFLEQFLHQFYREWDEAME, via the coding sequence ATGGAAAAAGAAGTGATTATTCGACAAACCGAGTATTTTGTCAAAGACAAACTAGATGATGATACAAGCGGCCATGATTGGTGGCACATCGAACGTGTCCGCCGGTTAGGGGGCTACTTGGCGAAACAAGAAGGGGCGGATTTGTTTATTGTCGAAATGGCGGTGCTTCTTCATGATATCGCTGATGAAAAAATGGCAGGCAGTGAGGCAAGCGGAATGCAGGCGGTGCAGCAATGGCTTTGGCAACTCCCGCTTTCTCGGGCGGAAAGCGAGCATATCGTGTCCGCCATTTCCACTGTTTCGTATAAAGGTGGACACGGCAGTCCGCCGCGAACGATAGAAGCGATGGTCGTGCAAGATGCCGACCGATTGGATGCGCTTGGCGCGATCGGTATTGCCCGTGCGTTTATGTATGCAGGAAATCGGGGGCATCTTTTATATGACCCAGCGCTTGCTGTAAGAGAAACGATGACGAAACAAGAATATCGGCATGGGCGCAGTACAGCGATTCATCATTTTTATGAGAAATTGCTGAAGTTGAAAGATTTGCTGAATACCGAAAGTGCGAAAAAGCTAGCCGAACACCGCCATCAATTTCTTGAACAATTTTTACACCAATTTTACCGAGAGTGGGACGAAGCAATGGAATAG